In Zingiber officinale cultivar Zhangliang chromosome 1A, Zo_v1.1, whole genome shotgun sequence, a genomic segment contains:
- the LOC121996966 gene encoding superoxide dismutase [Cu-Zn]-like yields MVKVVAVLGNSEGVKGTIYFVQEGDGPTTVTGSITGLKPGLHGFHVHALGDTTNGCMSTGPHFNPEILLERNMVLLKMKTDMLVI; encoded by the exons ATGGTGAAGGTTGTTGCTGTCTTGGGTAACAGTGAGGGTGTTAAGGGCACAATTTACTTCGTCCAGGAAGGAGATG GTCCAACCACCGTCACCGGATCCATCACTGGCCTCAAGCCTGGGCTTCATGGCTTCCATGTGCATGCTCTTGGAGACACCACCAATGGATGCATGTCAACTG GGCCTCATTTTAATCCTGAAATCCTGCTGGAAAGGAACATGGTGCTCCTGAAGATGAAAACTGACATGCTGGTGATCTAG